A DNA window from Castanea sativa cultivar Marrone di Chiusa Pesio chromosome 7, ASM4071231v1 contains the following coding sequences:
- the LOC142643755 gene encoding uncharacterized protein LOC142643755 translates to MPKKLGVNSKAEAARARKSATESERKDREAREKEEQYWREAEGAKSRAAKKREEEAEKKAEAAARRAEAKKQAELEEKELEKAASKKVDKKASRVSIPVPKVTEAELRRRREEEQAELQKKAEEGKKKQSRTAEEEEYERTVLVSNTNRDDSIIEARSVEEAIAQISVADALPVDRHPERRLKASFKAFEEAELPKLKEDKPGLTHNQYKDMIWKLWKKSPDNPLNQVSE, encoded by the exons ATGCCGAAGAAGTTGGGAGTGAACAGCAAGGCCGAGGCGGCTAGGGCTCGGAAGAGCGCCACCGAATCGGAGCGCAAAGACCGGGAGGCGCGTGAGAAGGAGGAGCAGTACTGGCGCGAAGCCGAGGGCGCGAAGTCACGCGCCGCCAAGAAGAGGGAGGAGGAGGCCGAGAAGAAGGCCGAAGCGGCGGCGCGTCGGGCCGAGGCGAAGAAGCAAGCGGAGTTGGAAGAGAAGGAGCTGGAGAAGGCGGCGAGCAAGAAGGTGGACAAGAAAGCGAGCCGAGTTTCGATTCCGGTTCCGAAGGTGACCGAGGCGGAGCTGAGGCGGCGGCGCGAGGAGGAGCAAGCGGAGTTGCAGAAGAAAGCTGAGGAGGGGAAGAAGAAACAGAGCCGTACGGCGGAGGAGGAGGAGTATGAGAGGACGGTGCTCGTTTCGAATACGAATCGCGATGATTCGATCATTGAGGCGAGGTCGGTCGAAGAGGCGATTGCTCAGATCAGTGTTGCGGATGCCTTGCCGGTCGATCGGCACCCGGAGAGAAGGCTCAAGGCTTCGTTCAAG GCTTTTGAGGAAGCTGAGCTCCCCAAGCTGAAGGAAGATAAACCAGGCCTTACTCACAATCAATACAAGGACATGATATGGAAGTTATGGAAGAAATCTCCGGACAATCCTCTTAACCAG GTTTCTGAGTGA
- the LOC142643702 gene encoding protein kinase STUNTED-like: MMVGRRLGIGIRLPSLLRSKKVKKRTIIVGLKADNCSRVMLLQLLNSVAKPGDNVLAIHVQVPDDTIDPNTFHIHEDICKSKQVDFQVKVSIGDSYISELTHQVRVNYATILALGCSPSGPNDLVITNCLKRLPPTCSLLVLDGIGKTLIHMKGTSQQGSSRAVLQTSLSSPLHHTCFDQLIPTRHLRKSLTAPSCSTSSSAQQINKTGLYKVKNTAQVPEFITKKIFQRLELLEEEGSCRHYTPEELRCVTNNFSPDMVIGEGGHSKVYQANLEDGHTAAVKILKLTHWSADDLLREVDLLSGIKHEHIVQMLGYCNHEDMRAIMYNLLNGSLKQNLRQLRWSERMRVAVGVAKALEYLHHSCNPPIIHRDVKSSNILLSDNCQPQLSDFGEAIVLQQSQLVTEKSFNVVGTFGYSAPEYMMYGTVDEKTDVYSFGVVLLELITGKEAIQTDQENNESLVLWARSLLDCGIRKHLIDPYLHEDFDKEEIERMMSAASLCLLHSSFRRPTMKAIVKLFEEPEHWLKMQKERDESLHEISSTGESSQWGQDDSSTNEAMDFETFSTSFQGNVYIGKSNLKMQAQ; this comes from the exons ATGATGGTTGGAAGAAGACTTGGAATTGGTATCCGATTGCCATCACTCCTCAGGtcaaaaaaagtgaagaagaggACGATCATTGTAGGCTTAAAAGCTGATAATTGCAGTAGAGTGATGCTACTTCAATTACTCAATTCAGTTGCCAAGCCAGGGGATAATGTGCTAGCTATTCATGTTCAGGTTCCAGATGATACAATTGATCCAAACACGTTCCATATCCATGAAGATATATGCAAGTCTAAGCAG GTGGATTTCCAAGTTAAGGTTAGTATAGGAGACTCATATATATCTGAATTAACCCATCAAGTAAGAGTCAACTACGCAACTATCCTTGCACTTGGATGCAGCCCTTCAGG GCCCAATGACTTGGTTATTACTAATTGTCTGAAAAGGTTGCCTCCCACTTGCTCTCTTTTGGTCTTGGATGGCATAGGAAAAACCCTAATTCATATGAAGGGGACTTCTCAACAAGGCTCTTCAAGGGCAGTCCTTCAAACTTCTTTGTCATCTCCATTACATCACACTTGCTTTGATCAATTGATTCCTACCCGGCATTTGAGAAAGTCATTGACGGCACCATCTTGCTCAACGTCATCATCAGcacaacaaattaataaaacagGATTGTATAAAGTCAAGAACACGGCACAAGTTCCTGAGTTCATcacaaagaaaatatttcaGAGATTGGAACTACTAGAAGAGGAGGGATCCTGCAGGCATTACACACCAGAAGAGCTTCGTTGTGTGACTAACAATTTTAGCCCTGATATGGTGATTGGAGAAGGTGGCCACAGTAAGGTGTACCAAGCAAACCTGGAGGATGGCCATACTGCAGCAGTGAAAATCCTTAAACTCACACACTGGTCAGCAGATGATCTTCTCCGAGAAGTAGACTTGCTGTCTGGAATAAAACACGAACACATAGTTCAGATGCTTGGTTACTGTAATCATGAAGACATGCGTGCAATCATGTACAATTTACTCAATGGAAGCCTGAAGCAAAATTTGAGACAACTCAGGTGGAGTGAAAGGATGAGGGTTGCAGTTGGTGTGGCAAAGGCACTGGAGTACCTTCATCATTCTTGTAACCCTCCTATCATTCATAGAGATGTGAAGTCATCTAACATTCTCCTCTCTGACAATTGTCAACCACAA CTGTCAGATTTTGGAGAGGCAATTGTACTTCAACAATCTCAGCTAGTAACAGAAAAGTCATTTAATGTTGTTGGGACCTTTGGATATTCAGCCCCCGAGTACATGATGTATGGAACAGTTGATGAGAAGACAGACGTTTACTCCTTTGGAGTTGTGCTTCTGGAACTCATTACTGGCAAAGAGGCTATTCAGACCGACCAGGAAAATAATGAAAGCTTAGTACTTTGG GCAAGGTCTTTACTCGACTGTGGCATACGCAAACATCTAATAGATCCTTACCTGCATGAAGACTTTGACAAAGAAGAGATAGAAAGAATGATGAGTGCGGCAAGCTTGTGTCTCTTGCATTCATCTTTTAGAAGGCCAACAATGAAAGCG ATAGTGAAGTTATTTGAGGAGCCAGAACACTGGCTAAAGATGCAGAAGGAAAGAGATGAGTCACTGCATGAAATTAGTTCCACAGGTGAAAGCAGCCAATGGGGACAAGATGATTCATCCACTAATGAAGCTATGGATTTCGAGACATTCTCTACAAGCTTTCAAGGCAATGTTTATATAGGAAAAAGTAATCTGAAAATGCAAGCTCAATGA